The genomic DNA GAAGTGGCGAACGAGGTAGACGGTGATCGTTGTGACAAATGAGGAGGTCTCTCCCGGCTGTCCTGACGCTATCGAAGTCCTGGATCAACCCTGGCCGGTTTACCATCTGGGGCCGTATGCTGAAGCACTTGGCTAGGGTGGTAAGTCCCACTATACTGCGTCtaactctttctccccttcttcttcttcttcttcttcttcctcctcctccatttcttctcttcttcgtcttcttcctcctcctccatttcttttcttcttcttcttccttctcctcatgctcttcttcttttccctcctcctccacttcttcgtcttcttcctcctcctcccttttccctttccacttccccttcctctttctcctcctcctcctctgaacgCCTGCCCTCCTCTTCAAACCTCGGACCGAAGATGAAAGAAGGGTTTGTTTAGAAAGCCTTGTGCCGGGATCACAAGACGAGGCCCAACCACCTCGGCCTTCTCAACATTATGGTGTCACTGATTTGTGTATCCTAGCATCTCCTTCTCGTCGCTTTGTTTATGGTATGCTCTTTGAAATGCCTAAAGACGTCGAGATTTCTTATGTCCACGACCTTGAGAAGCTAGAGTGGTATTCAGGAATGGTCTGTGGTTTTTCTTTGAGATTTTGTCTGGGTTTTGCAACATAGAttgaatgttgataattataataaatatttatatcgttATATGCCTTTTTTGATAAATTCGTAATAATAAGATAAGGTAAATATTGAATTAAATCTTGCTTATATTGTATCAGCATTTTACAACTTTATAATATGTAAATGTGATGTGGCAtcctacttttattgtcattttatcgcAATTTGTATTCtgaattaaatataataatacaaatatagaaGACGGCTCAATTAACGTATGACAAGAGGCCTTGaagcttttcttgttattttcaaagcggaataatcttcaacaTAGGAAAATTTACATTTGCATTAAATTTGAGATGTGGTAATTGAGCAAATCATTGACAAAATCGCAATGGAAAGACATAAACCTTTCCCGAATACCTCCCAATGGCTCGCAAGTAAATAGCAGAATGGTCGTCCAGAACTGAATCAAATGCTACAGTAAAGTCTGTAAGAGAGACTTCCATTGTACTTTCAGCGATGGGCCAGAATTCTCCTGAGAGTAAATATCTTAGCAGTACCTCCATTTCAAGGCCAGAAACCACACTGATTTGGCCCTGTGAAAGCGTCCTTGGCACCGTAGAAGCAGTTGAGTTAGacgaacatttatttttttaaaagcaatattcaaaaagcttgatttttttttgaaggaaaGTATGACAACATCTCTCCAGTCTTGAGGAAAGATTTTACGATTCCATACAATCTAGTGTAGTCTGACGTAGGTTGGAAAGAAGGATCTGTTGGCAGGATCTTCATACCGCTGGTGGAAGATTGTCCTCACCTGCTGTTTTACCTTTTCTGAACGTCTTTAATCACACTGACAACTTCCTCTGCATTATGGGGGCACAATTTGCATCGTGGTGGGTGTTCTGTACTTCGTCTAAGAGCTCTCTATTTGGTACTTCGGGAAGACCATGGTTAAGTAGCGACTCAAATACGACCACACATTTTTCAAAGTATATGGAATCAACGTCGTTCAACTTGAAGACATTTCTCATATATTATATAGCCTTTACATACTACGCATTTAAATATTTACCTGAAAGTATATATActgtgatataataaaaaattaatagtGTTTACATACGCATTTAAATATTTACCTGAAAGTATATGTAATATCATATAGTAAAGACTTAATACTGTAAATAACCTTCCCAATCGCATCCAAAAGCCATATACATTTGAGCTTTGAATAAGCAGAAATCGAGACACATTTTCTTTCAGGAATAACTCATGGAAAGTTCATGTAAAAggcctatatatgaatatctggaTTAAGCAGCCCTGGAAAGACGATGTAAAGTTGAAAGCAATCGCACAAGCAATCAGGAACATGTCAAAAGCACTGTAGACTTGGATGATACTGAAATGggatctaaacttttttttttcttttattattattattattatttattaatttatttattattattatttttttatttatttattttttttgagggagggtgtAGACCGTTCTTTTACAAATGCTGTTTCAAATATTTTTGATTTATGTAGACTTacgcgcgtgcacatacacacgcacacacacacacacacacacacacacacacacacacacacacacacacacacacacacacacacacacacacacacacacacacacacacaggtacacgtgCTCTGCTATGAAATTCCTCCGAAAAAATAGATTCGTttcaacatacatgtacacgcagtTCCGAATACTAATTTTGCAACTTACAGTCTGCAACGCGAATGCAGGGCAGACATATTAAGCCCATGTGTGGTGGTGATACAGAACCCTCTATACAGCATACCACAATTCTGggagtcatcaccattatcatcactattatcctcattactagcATCATatatcaccaccgtcaccatcatttTGATCGGTACTGTAAGAgttatcgttatcaccaccaccactgccactatCTACATCACCTTcaatattctaatcattttcacaccgtcgctatcaccattatcaccatcgccattgcTACTATTAACATCACTTTCACTATCCTAATCACTTTCACACTATCACTATAaccattttcatcaccaccgtcatcctCACTGTCATTATTcggatatcattatcaccacaaccatcatcatcatcatcctcactatcattatcgattTACCGATcgatatcaccatcactatcaccataatcaagctgattattatcagcatcaccaaAATTATCGTAATCTGATTTCTTTTAAATACTTTTGAAAGTCAAAGCGATGATTaaattaaaggaaatgataagagatcataatgataatgacaatataatgataatgatgatgataatgataatagtaatgataattgttatttaaatgacaacaataatgaatatcactataataatgatatcagtaatgataagaaataacatcaacattaataactaaaaattaaacaaataattgttatttaaatgataacaataatgaatatcattacaataatgatatcagtaatgataagaaacaacagcaacattaataaccaaaaaaatgaaacaaattatACATGCAAGATAAGAaacaacagtaacattaataagCAAAAATGAAACGAATTATACATGCAAAGCTGAAAACGAAATGTCATGCAAGGTTGATCAACGAGACCTCCTGTATTTGCAACATTTCAACTTTCTAAATCCATTTTACTGTTTAACTTTTGCCCTTCGAGAGAATCCAACTggagtatataataataataataatgataatgatagtgatgatgagggtgatgatggtgatgatgatgatgatgatgagggtgatgatgatgatgatgatgatgatgatgatgatgatgatgatgatgatgatggtgatgatgatgatgatgatgatgatgatgatgatgatgatggtgatgatgatgatgatgatgatgataatgatgatgataatgataatgataatgataatgataatgataatgataatgataatgataatgataataataataataataataaaaatgataatataataatgataacaacaacaacaacaacaacaacaacaacaacaacaacaacaacaacaacaacaataataataataataataataataataataataataataataatgataatagtaatagattaaaaagggaaaattaagaaagaagagaaaaattataGGTAGGCTTAAGAGGGAAAAAATGTctaaaagaaagataattaatataattaatataaatggTGCTAGAAGatgttatgcataaatatatatattttatattctattgTCACTTGAGAATTCTGTTTAATGTTTATTGTATACCAACATAAATGTTTAAATCATCCTCATTAAGGGGTTGAACCATGTTGTTCAAAGGGTTTATAATACAGCTCCACTAATAACGTTTTGTTAATGTAACAGATCATTTTATTAAATTCTTCTTTTATGCATCAGCTTCGAAAAATCctcaacattatccttattacgaGAGCCTGACGAatgtaattaattattaatatatatatatttttttttctgaaccgGTCAGACAAGCGCAGAAAATATCACACCGGAATATGTTGATTTACTTACATGAATAATATGACTGATGCAGCGATGGTGATAAACATGGATGTaaaggacaaaaacaaacacattcgggcgaactcatacacacacacaaatgcacacatacgcatacacaaacacacacacaaacacacacatacacatacacaaacacacacacaaacacacacacacacacacacagtcacacacacacacagtcacacacacacacacagtcacacacacacacacacagacacacacacacacacacacacacacacacacacacacacacacacacacacaaacacacacacacacgcacgtgcccaatcacacaaacacacaatcgtgcctagaaaaacaatacaaactttcgcaaacaaagacaaaaagaagaaagacagaaacaatacGAGtaacataaagaaaatgaaacaaaacaaaaaaaaaaaaaaaaaaagagaacaagaataaaacgagagagaagaagaacaaaagaacgagaacaagaacaacaaaacggACAATGaacggaagcaaaaaaaaaaaaaaaaaaaaaaaaaaaaaaaaaaaaaaaaaaacactttttttatTGTGCATGTTCACGTATTCTTGAGAAAATTAGAAatggccctcccccctccccctcccccctctcccctcctcctcctctccctaaaaaagtttaaaaggaagagataacaaagaaacaaagagacaaatggAGCGATTCTCAAGATTCCTAATTAAAAAACCTCGGAGACGTTTGACTTGACAGGAGCCGAGTCTCCGAACATCAGctgtagtaatgatggtgatgatgatggtgatgatggtgttgatggtgataagtggtgaatgtggtggtgaTTTTGGTTGTGTTGGTGATTTTGGTGAAAGTGAATATGGTGATGGTTGTagtggtgaatgtggtggtgaatatggtgatgctggtgatggtggtgataagtggtgaatgtggtggtgattttggggatggtcatgatggtgatggttgtagtggtgaatgtggtggtgattttggtgatggtgatgctggtgttggtggtgataagTGGCGAGTgtggtggtgattttgatggtgataagtggtgaatgtggtggtgattttggtgatgctgttggttgtggtggtgaatATGGTGATGctgttggttgtggtggtgaaaatggtgatgctggtggtgataaGTGGTGGTGATtttagtgatgatggtgttggtggtgataagtggtgaatgtggtggtgattttggtgatggtgatggtgctggtggtgataagTGGCGAATGTGGTGGTGAatatggtgatgctggtggtgatggtgatactggtgttgatttttttatggATGTTGTGGTggtgaatatggtgatgatgatggttgtgatgatgaggatgatgaccgttgtggtgaggataatgatgatgatgaatttggtgatgatggtgttggtgatgatggttgtagTGGTGAATATGGTGGTATGTATAGTGATGCTGGTGGttctgatgatgaggatgatgagtgaTGGTGAATATGGTGAGAATAAGGATGGTGTTTCATCCCGTAGAGTTGCACGACCTGGGATCCTTGCCCCCAAAAAACACGCGTCACCATAAGCAGAGAGAAACCCGAACTTACTGCTCATTATTGGAGAATTTCAGCAGGTACCTGATTTATTGTGAGCAGTAAGCATTCAATTtgggatctctctttctctgtttttggatgtatattcatgtttctctttctctctttctctttctctctctctctctgtctgtctgtctgtctctctctcgctctctttctatctctttctctctctctctctgtctgtctgtctgtctctcactctatttctctttctctttctgtctgtctgtctgtctgtctgtctgtctgtctgtctctctctctctctctctctctctctctctctctctctctctctctctctctctctctctctctctctctctctctccctctctctctctctctctctctctgtcgtgctCGTGTGTAtatgtcttcctctgtctgtctgtctgtctgtctcattctgtgtgtatgtctgttcctacatgtcagtctctttctttgtctcctccccttcctctcctctctacaagaacaagaaaaaaaagaaaaagaagaagacaaaagcagGACAAGAAAATATCGTACTGTATCCTCCAACGTGCAAGAAACTATCAAATGTAATTTAAACTTCCTTGAGTGTTTATGGTTtggagaaaagattttttttctttattctcctgtcCACAACAAAGGTTTAGTGTActgagtgaacacacacacacacacacgcacacacacacacacacacacacacacacacacatacacacacacacacacacacacacatacacacattcatgtatatgtttatatatatatgtatatatatacttacatatatatgtacatatatgcgtacatatacatgtgtatatatatgtgtgtgtatatatgtagatatatatgtgcatatatttatgtatatatgtgtgtgttggtgtgtgtgcatgtataggcatgtatatatatccatgtatatatatatatatatatatatatatatatatatatatatatatatatatatatatatatatatatatgtatacatatatatatatatatatatatatatatatatatatgtacatatatatatgtatatatatatgtatgtatatgtgtatgtatatatatatatatacatacatacatacatacatacatacatatatatatatatatatatatatatatatatagagagagagagagagagagagagagagagagagagagagacatacatatatatacatatatatatatgtgtgtgtgttatgtatatatatatatatatatatatatatatatatatatatatatatatatatatatatatacatgactatacatgcacacacacatccccacacacacatatatacataaatatatgcacatatgtctacatgtatacacacacacatatatatacatgtatatgtacatatatatatatatatatatatatatatatatatatatatatatatatatatatatatatatatatatatatatatatatatatatatatatatatatatatatatatatatatatgtatatatatatatacactcatatggatatgcacacacacacacacatataaatcatgACTTTttgaatcataataatgttattggTTTCCTGATAAATACGTATGaaaatttcgtttctttttttcgcaAAATGAGACAAAAATCCTAATAACGACTGTATTAATTAATTTTTCGTTCATTGTCGTTTTATTTCATACTGTAATAACACCAATATTCATTTCCAACAATGGCATTTAACTGTTGTATTAACACTTTACTCTAAGTATCATATCGTAAGTATCATAATAAGAGTAATTTAGAGTCTTTACTCTAATTGCAATATATTAGCCATGCTTATTAACGATGGGGAAATAATTATGGTGAATTATTCAGCTTATGAAAGTGCATTCTAATTAGTTACACCCACAGTAATTCTTGCTTTCATATAAATGGTCAATTGAAATGATTCTCTTTCTGGTTGGCAAATAAGGTTGTTTTAAAGATGATTTTAGAAGGGAGTTTAGTGATGAAATTGCTAAGATAAGTAACCAAAAACACTTTACTTATCATCAAACAACAGCAGTTAGGAGGAAGTTCttgaatgacaaaaataaaagaaagcttGTGTTAATAACAGAAATTAAACTCAACTAAAAATAAGTTTAaggattattttatttcattttattacttttataggAATTATCTTGTCTCCAGACGAtctgcggtctctctctctctctctctgtgtctctgtctctctctctctctctctgtgtctctgtctctgtctctgtctctctctctctctctctctctctctctctctctctctctctctctctctgtgtgtgtgtgtgtgtgtgtgtgtgcgtctgtctctctctctctctgtctctctctctctctctctctctctctctctctctctctctctctctctctctctctctctctctctctctctctctctctctctttcatttttcattaatctCCTTGATGTTCCTAAGGCTTTACGAAGTCCTTgaaatcagttttattattatagcATTTTTCCCCTCCATACTCCAAGGGGAATATAAATCGAGTTTTGggtgtataaaaaatataaataaataaaaaaaatgaaaaggtcaCCGATTAATCAGCTgttacaaaagaaataataaattgaaagtaaataaataaataaataaatgatagaaaaataaaaaataacaataataatattaataataataataagaataacctaTAATATTCACTTTCCTTTAGTCATTAAAAGCAGCAGTAAGATCATTCATACGGTACATGTCTACTAGAGCTACCAAGCACTCTCTTTACACGTAATGAATATACTACTTCCAGTCTCAAGAAAGAAAACACTGGCAACTCACTCGATCAGCTGTCAGAACTCAAATTTACTGATGTTTTGTATTACCAAAATTAAATCACACTTTCCTAATTTGTTTTGTTGGAATTCGTTGCCTCGGCACCAATTATTAAAGAGACGGTGAATTGGAGTAGTCCAGAGTCCGGAGTAAGAtgctatttctatatttattgtgGCTGAACGTCATGCAAATGTTTAGTAATGGTGCATAATCTTACTGAATATGGGATTAGCcatgactaagagagagagagagagagagagagagagagagagagagagagagagagagagagagagagagagagagagagagagagagagagagagagagaaaatgggagagagagagagagagagagagagagtaagatagagagagagtatgtgtgtgtgtgtgtgtgtgtgtgtgagagagagagagagagagagagagagagagagagagagagagagagagagagagagagagagagagagagagagagagagagagttgggtatTTCTCCAGGGTTATGAGATTCTCGGAACGCATTTCACCCATAGATCTATAATTTCTACAATTTCAGTATTCGAAAACTGATTTATTCTCGTTACACCGAATCATTTTGTGCAAGTATCTTACTTTTTCCGGGACACAAACCTGGTTTTTCTAACtgcaaaactaaataaaaaaaaaagatcttgacATTGAGGAGACCGACCAGACCTAAGAAGCAGACGCCAAGGAACCCGCCAAGGAGTCGGCCAAGGAGTCCGCCAAGGAGTCCGCCAAGGAGTCCGCCAAGGAACCCGCTAAGGAGTCCGCCAAGGGACCCGCCAAGGAGTCCGCCAAGGAACCCGCCACGGAGTCCGCCAAGGAACCCGCCAAGGAGTCCGCCAAGGAACCCGCCAAGGAGTCCGCCAAGAAACCCGCCAAGGAGTCAGCCAAGGATCCCGCCAAGGAGTCCGCCAAGGAGTCCTacaaggaacctgccaaggagTCCGCCAAGGAACCCGCCAAGGAGTCCGCCAAGGAACCCGCCAAGGAGTCCGCCAAGGAACCCGCCAAGGAGTCAGCCAAGGAACCCGCCAAGGAGTCAGCCAAGGAATCCGCCAAGGAACCCGCCAAGGAGTCCGCCAAGGAACCCGCCAAGGAACCCGCCAAGGAGTCCGCCAAGGAATCCGCCAAGGAACCCGCCAAGGAGTCAGCCAAGGAACCCGCCAAGGAGTCAGCCAAGGAACCCGCCAAGGAGTCAGCCAAGGAATCCGCCAAGGAGtcagccaaggaacctgccaaggagTCAGCCAAGGATCccgccaaggaacctgccaaggagTCCGCCAAGGAACCCGCCAAGGAGTCCGCCAAGGAGTCAGCCAAGGAACCCGCCAAGGACTCCGCCAAGGAACCCGCCAAGGAGTCCGCCAAGGAACCCGCCAAGGAGTCCGCCAAGGAACCCGCCAAGGAGTCCGCCAAGGAACCCGCCAAGGAGTCCGCCAAGGAACCCGCCAAGGAGTCCGCCAAGGAACCCGCCAAGGAGTCCGCCAAGGAGTCCGCCAAGGAACCCGCCAAGGAGTCAGCCAAGGAACCCGCCAAGGAGTCAGCCAAGGAGTCCGCCAAGGAGTCCTacaaggaacctgccaaggagTCCTACAAGGAACCCGCCAAGGAGTCCACCAAAGAACCCGCCAAGGAGTCCACCAAAGAACCCGCCAAGGAGTCCGCCAAAGAACCCGCCAAGGAGTCCACCAAAGAACCCGCCAAGGAGTCCGCCAAAGAACCCGCCAAGGAGTCCACCAAAGAACCCGCCAAGGAGTCCGCCAAAGAACCCGCCAAGGAGTCCGCCAAGGAGTCCGCCAAGGAACCCGCCAAGGAATCCGCCAAGGAGTCCGTCAAGGAGTCCGCCAAGGAGTCATCCAAGGAACCTCTCTAAGAATCAATTTATTTGAAAAATatggcttaaaaaaaaaacaaaaaaactcaatccctcgatgaatagataaacaaaaccaCACATATAGACAAAAATGGATTCCGAAAACACGAGTATCATCacaaaagacgacgaagaaacacgaaaagataagaagaagaacaccGGTGAACAAGCGAGTGATAGAGCATAAAATCTGAGCCAAGAACACTTCAGGTTTCTGCCACGtgggaaatgaataaaagaaaaaatccttaacGCGGCGAAagatgagagtgaggagagaggatgcTTGACAGATCACCAGGTTCTTTGATATGTGTGAATGTGGAGTCTATGAACAGTgtgattgtggttgttattgttttttattgtgattgtaattgattgtaattgtttttgttattgcaattgtcattattgtgattgtaatttttaaactttttatcgtcattgttattgttattgttgaatttttatttttattgtgattgtaattgtttttgttattgccatAGTCATTATTGCGATTgtaattgttatcgtcattgttattgatattgtttttgtcgtcattgtgattgttattgtagtgtttttattgtgattgtaattatttttgttattgcaattgtcattattgtgattgtaattttttgttgtcattgttagtgatattgtttttgtcgtcattgttattgttattgttgtatttttatttttattgtggctgtaattgtttttgttattgtcattgtcattattgtgattgtattttcttatggtcattgttattgatattgtttttgtcgttctcattgttatcgtcattttctTCAATTATCAAAACCTTTGATGtaatcatttaataataataacaacaataataatgacaccaataataataatgataataataataataatgattgtaatgataatgatactactactactactactaataataataataataacaataacaataataataataataataataataataataataatgataataataataacaataataataacaatgataataataataataataataataataataataataataacaataataatgagataataataataatatctatattatttacaatggtaataataataactgtaataataatatttaaaatattgataatgacaaaaattatataacTGCTACTCGTCTTCGTCGTTAAATACCGTATCAGATACAGATATA from Penaeus vannamei isolate JL-2024 chromosome 43, ASM4276789v1, whole genome shotgun sequence includes the following:
- the LOC138860824 gene encoding neurofilament heavy polypeptide-like — encoded protein: MVMVVVVNVVVILVMVMLVLVVISGECGGDFDDAKEPAKESAKESAKESAKESAKEPAKESAKGPAKESAKEPATESAKEPAKESAKEPAKESAKKPAKESAKDPAKESAKESYKEPAKESAKEPAKESAKEPAKESAKEPAKESAKEPAKESAKESAKEPAKESAKEPAKEPAKESAKESAKEPAKESAKEPAKESAKEPAKESAKESAKESAKEPAKESAKDPAKEPAKESAKEPAKESAKESAKEPAKDSAKEPAKESAKEPAKESAKEPAKESAKEPAKESAKEPAKESAKEPAKESAKESAKEPAKESAKEPAKESAKESAKESYKEPAKESYKEPAKESTKEPAKESTKEPAKESAKEPAKESTKEPAKESAKEPAKESTKEPAKESAKEPAKESAKESAKEPAKESAKESVKESAKESSKEPL